The following DNA comes from Nitrospirota bacterium.
AGCAAGCTTTCCTGAATTGGACATCGGATCTGTGAACGCGAACCTCCTGCCCTTAAGATCCTCAAGCCTCGCTGCCTTGCTGTCCCTGGGGACTATTATGTATGAATGGTAAAAAAGTTTGCCGTATGCCATAGGAGCGACAAGCAGTTCCATGCCGAAATCCCTCTTGCCGTCAATGTACGCGCCGCTGCAGACAAAGGCCGCGGATATTTTTCTGTTCCTGACAAGGTCATTGACCTCCGCGTATGTATCCCTCTGAACCAGTTCCACAGGCATGTCTAATTTCTTCGAGATGTAATCAAGCATATCCTTGTAGTATATGAAGGTTTTTTTAGGCGATATTATGGCAGAGACAGCTATCTTCAGCGCCTCTTTTTGCTCGCCATTCTCTGATTGCCCATTGCCGTTCTTCAGGGTTACCTTAGCCGCCTCCTCTTGTGTGCATCCCTGAAAGAGCAGGCATATACAAAGAAATGCCAGAGGTAATATGTGTC
Coding sequences within:
- the phnD gene encoding phosphate/phosphite/phosphonate ABC transporter substrate-binding protein produces the protein MKNRYRHILPLAFLCICLLFQGCTQEEAAKVTLKNGNGQSENGEQKEALKIAVSAIISPKKTFIYYKDMLDYISKKLDMPVELVQRDTYAEVNDLVRNRKISAAFVCSGAYIDGKRDFGMELLVAPMAYGKLFYHSYIIVPRDSKAARLEDLKGRRFAFTDPMSNSGKLAPTYMIGKIGEKPESFFSDIIYTNSHDKSIEAVARGLVDAAAVDSLIWDYADATEPEFTSKTKIMIKSPPYGIPPVVIPAGMAPELKAKLRDILLNMHLDAEGRSILEKVKIDRFVRIDDSAYDSIREMQRFLNENQN